A window of Ranitomeya variabilis isolate aRanVar5 chromosome 2, aRanVar5.hap1, whole genome shotgun sequence contains these coding sequences:
- the LOC143808881 gene encoding uncharacterized protein LOC143808881 isoform X3 — MEEWDYVEGHWEQYKDVVVEEQRPLVAPENASDRPGENVVLSVAYNVKDEDVLCQSSRENPTSLNVHGEHLVKYRRRHTREKPFSCSECKKCFSDKYHLTRHRRIHTGEKPYSCSECGKRFINKSNLVLHEKSHKSEMPYSCSECGKCFSQKSNLLKHESIHKGKRPFSCLECGKCFIYKSKFVRHERIHTGEKPYSCSECEKCFSLKVLLVRHQRIHTGERPFSCSACGKCFIGKSDHSKHEKIHKVKPYSCSECGKCFIKKSHLVTHQRIHTGEKPYSCSVCGKCFIIKSYLVKHERIHTGERPFSCSACGKCFIDKSDQSKHEKIHKVRPYSCSECGKCFIKKSILVAHQRVHTGEKPYSCSVCGKCFIIKSYLVKHERIHTGEKPYSCSVCQKSFTYKSSLISHERIHTGVKPHSCSECGKCFVHKSTLHKHKSFHTGEKAYSCSECGKCFTLKSSLVTHQRIHTGEKPYSCSICQKSFTYKLSLIAHEKIHTGETPYSCLVCQKNFAYKSSLIAHEKIHTGETPYSCLVCQKSFTQKSNLITHEKTHTGQKLYSCSEYGKCFKEKSNIIDHRIIHTGEKPYSCSKCQKVFRCKSSLTAHERIHTGNAYTCSECGKIFMSKSNLINHVKMHTEEKQYSCSECGKCFNTQALLSDHQRDHNGENPFTCSECGISFIYESSLLRHKKIHVQNVDNISLNKSFQVKHQRSYKVEKPYSCSECGKCFISKDKLDSHQRSRTQGGSCLI, encoded by the exons atggaggagtgggattaTGTAGAAGGACACTGGGAGCAGTATAAGGACGTTGTGGTGGAGGAGCAGCGGCCACTTGTAGCACCAG aaaATGCAAGTGATCGTCCTGGAGAAAATGTCGTGTTATCTGTAGCATATAATGTGAAAGATGAAGATGTCCTGTGTCAGTCCTCAAGAGAAAATCCTACTTCCCTTAATGTACATGGAGAACATCTTGTTAAATATAGGAGACGTCACAcaagagagaagccattttcatgttcagaatgtaagaAATGTTTTTCAGACAAATATCATCTTACTAGACATCGGAGAatacatacaggagagaagccgtattcatgttctgaatgtggaaagCGTTTTATAAACAAATCGAATCTTGTTTTACATGAGAAAAGTCACAAAAGCGAgatgccatattcatgttcagaatgtgggaaatgtttttcccaAAAATCTAACCTTCTTAAACATGAGAGTATTCACAAAGGAAAAAGGCCgttttcatgtttggaatgtggaaaatgttttatatataaatCGAAatttgttagacatgagagaattcacacaggagagaagccgtattcatgttcagaatgtgaaaaatgtttttcaCTTAAAgttcttcttgttagacatcagagaattcatacaggagaaaggccattttcatgttcagcatgtggaaaatgttttataggTAAATCAGATCATAGTAAGCATGAGAAAATTCACAAagtgaagccgtattcatgttcagaatgtgggaaatgttttattaagaaatcacatcttgttacacatcagagaattcacacaggagagaagccatattcgtgttcagtatgtggaaaatgttttattataaaatcatatcttgttaaacatgagagaattcatacaggagaaaggccattttcatgttcagcatgtggaaaatgttttatagataaatcagATCAAAGTAAGCATGAGAAAATTCACAAAGTgaggccgtattcatgttcagaatgtgggaaatgttttattaagAAATCAAttcttgttgcacatcagagagttcacacaggagagaagccatattcgtgttcagtatgtggaaaatgttttattataaaatcatatcttgttaaacatgagagaatacatacaggagagaagccgtattcatgttcggtATGCCAGAAAAGTTTTACATATAAATCAAGTCTTAtttcacatgagagaattcacacgggAGTAAAGCCgcattcctgttcagaatgtgggaaatgttttgtacatAAATCAACCCTTCATAAGCATAAGAgttttcacacaggagagaaggcgtattcatgttcagaatgtgggaaatgttttactttaAAATCAagccttgttacacatcagagaattcacacaggagaaaagccgtattcatgttcaataTGTCAGAAAAGTTTTACATATAAATTAAGTCTTATTGCGcatgagaaaattcacacaggagaaacgcCATATTCATGTTTAGTATGTCAGAAAAATTTTGCATATAAATCAAGTCTTATTGCGcatgagaaaattcacacaggagaaacgcCGTATTCATGTTTAGTATGTCAGAAAAGTTTTACACAGAAATCCAATCTTATTACGCATGAGAAAACTCATACAGGACAGAAGCTGTATTCTTGTTCAGAatatgggaaatgttttaaagaaaAATCAAATATTATTGATCATAGGattattcacacaggagagaagccgtattcatgttcaaaaTGTCAGAAAGTTTTTAGATGTAAATCAAGTCTTactgcacatgagagaattcacacaggaaatgcatatacatgttcagaatgtggaaaaatatttatgagtaaATCAAATCTTATTAATCATGTGAAAATGCACACAGAAGAAAAACAGTATTCATgctccgaatgtgggaaatgttttaatactCAAGCCCTTCTAAGTGATCATCAAAGAGATCACAATGGAGAGAATCCCTTTACATGTAGCGAATGTGGGATCTCTTTTATATATGAATCAAGTCTTCTCAGACATAAGaaaattcatgttcagaatgtggacaaTATTTCTTTAAACAAATCCTTTCaggttaaacatcagagaagttaCAAAGTAGAGAAGCCGTACTCATGCTccgaatgtggaaaatgctttattAGCAAAGACAAACTTGATAGTCATCAGAGAAGTCGCACACAGGGGGGGAGCTGTTTAATATGA